TTCCACACTGACCCGCCTGTTCTGGACTCTTTCCACTCCCAGGCAGAGGCCAAACACAAACCCTCGGAACAGCATCACATATGCCGCCTGTGTAGGGTACAATCCCACAGCACGGACATTGAATCTTCAACTTTAGGTCATCTCTGTCCTCTCTCACACATCCTTCCTCCCAAACCTGTCCTTCTCAGCCACCCATGAAACCCAgtttcttccctctcccccacatggTTCCACctacccatcacccacacactcaacACACTTGGTCCTTTGGTGGGGCCAAGGCGTATGTACGTCACGTTAATATTAAATACATACAGATATACTGTGCAAACAAAACCTTTGTACTGGAATGCATTCAAAGAACGCAATATATCTTGTTACAGTAGTTACTCGCTTTGTTATGAAGGTCACTCCTGCTTCACCTGCTACAGGACAGATTGAGTTCAGTGATGTATGACACCACTGATTATTGCAAAGAACCTACAGGACAGTagttttttgatggactctagatcgcGGTGTGTGGGGGTTTGCTATAGCTCgcgtggtgagtggtggggggagtttgatgcttttgctggagcaggTGGGGACGACGACAGAGATTACCTGTTCCTGATGCTGCTTGTACgtggaaggtggggagaaggggtCAGACTGGGGAATAGATGCAGAGGGGAAGGTAAGGGACTTTTTTTTACTGGGTGAAGAAATTGatagtcatgccatcaggttggaggctacccagatggaatatcatcAGAAACTAGTTTAATATCCCCagtatacattgtgaaatttgttgctttttcagcagcagtacaatgcaatatgtaataataatTTACTAAATTGTGATACATGGTATATGTAATaggtaaattaaataaatagtgcaaaaaagtagaggggttgtgttcatgggttaaatgttcattcagaaatctgatggcagaaactgttcctgaaatgctgagtgtgtaaATTAAGGCAGGTACTAAATGATGCCACAACAATGTTCAAGGATGTCATTGGAAATATCAGacgtatcaagggtaaaatagtgttaaatgaaattgccacccaagttttgcaaagctcgtccagttccttataccttccatgataaaataggcagtgAGCTATATCGCATGGAGGCTGAAAGAATTCTTTTCAACTTTGAGTATATCTCACAGGTCACACCAGGCCCCAGTAGCCGAGAGAAATGGCTCTGTTAGGCTCTGTGATGATTTTAAGCTCACCATCaatccagtactgaaagtagatcaataccctctgcccaggatagaggatatctttgcaaacctttctggaagagaactcttcagcaaagtggactcagCTGAGGCCTACATacagttggagatggtggaatagCCCCAAGTGTTCCTCACCattaacactcacaaagggctttatcgctACAAtcggcttatttttggagtagcatctgcacctgcgctCTCGCAGAAAGTTATAGACCAAGTGTTGCAAACCTGCCCAGACACTCAGTGACTCCTGGGTGATATCATTGTTACCGGTGAGGATGACAAGTAACATTTTGGAAATCTCAAGATGGTGTTGaagagattagaagattatgggtttAGAGCataatgcaacaagtgtgaattctttaagtcAAGTAtctcttactgtggtcacaccattaatGCACAAATatcacacaagtgtgctgagaaaatccaagcagtggtggataccccagggccaaaggacatgtcatgGTTGTGGTCCTTTGTAGGATTTGTCAATCACTAAAACAGGTTCCtgtcaaacctggctactgtgctgcaCCCCTTGAACTTATTtctacagatcaggaagagaCGGCaacggacaaagcagtgtgaggcgGCTTTGCAAAAGTCgagggaaatggtgatgtcagacactgaatTCACACATGATGTACCACATCATCAAGTGAAGCTTGCTTGTGACACCGCGCCTCGGGTACAGGTGCATGTTCTGAGTGGTTGAAGTGAATGTGAGGGAATGTGAAGTCTTTGCATCACACTCCCTAACAGCTGCAGATTAAAAGCCTTGAGTCTGGtgtggggtgtaaaacatttcaaccagtagtTGCATGGGAGTGTTTACCCTCATTACCGATCATCAACcatttgtgtccattttcaatccagaCGGTGTTCCATTAACaccagcagcacaaatgcagggtattgataatggctgaggtcacccatcttgtgaagacactgcccagaagaaggcaatgggaaaaCACTTCTGGAGATAAATTTGCCGAGAGCTATCATGGTCACAAGACCATGATCACTTACATCATACTACATGAGACAAAATGATGATGCAAAttgaaaatgcaaaatgaaaatGCAAAATGCATTTAAttgaaaatgcaaaatgaaaatGCAGTGCAAATTGGCATCGTGGTCAGGACGGGCATTGTGGGTCgaaacctgttcctgtgctgtgctctcTGTGTACCATGTTAACTTATTCTGCACGAATTTAAGAGGTTTAGCAAAAATTAAAGCAGATCATTGAAAAGGTGTTGTTTAGAACCATTTCAGTTCAGATAACACCAGATCACACTTGTTCCCAGTTATAGCTAATTTGGATTCAACCTAGTTAATTGTATCTTAAAATAAATTCTGTTTTAATGTCTCTTTTAAAATCTCTTTTAAACTTGAAAGCTTGTCCATTTGTGAAACTTCAGCAGTTACTTTTCACAGCAGTGACTCGACAGATATTGCCATTTGCCTGGTTAGCTGACTCTGTGTGTCAAAGGGGATCTTGGAATCCAGCAGGCTTTCAGCCTCATTCACAATGGGAGGTGAAAGGTTCTTGACCAATGATCTAACAGCAACCTCCAGCAACGCTTGCCATTAACAATGGGAGCATTAAAACGGTTGTTTCAAAGCCCCCTGTGGTATTCCTAAGCAGCGTGGGGAGTTGGGTGCTGAGAGGTCAGCAGCGTCCCCTTGCTGTTCTATGGAATTTCTTACCAAGCCTCCTCGTGACCGCAAGAGGCTGGACTCCATGACCAGAGCGGGATCGGGCGGGGCGAGGAGTCACCGGGCCCTGAGAGCAACCTGCTGAGCTCAAAGCTGTGACTCTGCCCCCCTGTGTCAGGACTGAGTGGGTAGaagggagatggccagtataaaatGGAGAAAGGAGTGGAGTGACTGGAGTCTGAGGTGACCGGTCGACTAAGGAGGGTAACTTGTCAGACAGGTTGCACCTGTGAGGAGGTCAGGGGAGGGGTTGAGAGGCAATGACAGATGAATAATGGGTGGAGACTGAGATTAAAAAACAACAGGtcaatggaatgaggtggaagtAGGGTGTATGAGGGTTGGAGTCAACTGCCACCAGTACTTCAATGTGATGAGTAAAGGAAGTGATAATGGGAACCAAGGTTGaaggttcaaggtacatttattatcaaactctggatgcagtatacaactctgagattcacaaAACAGAGAAAACTAAGCAAacagttcaaagagaaacatcaaccCTGCCCCACTTGCAaaggcaacaagaacatcaaacccccactcACGCACAAAAGAAATCATACAAACGGTaacaagaaagaacaagcaataacacagagtataaaaacataaaatcaaAGGAGTCCAATTGAACTACGGgccaatccacaaactgcagaGCTAGAACTTCGGTAACATCCTCCAACAgtatcgagggagagagagagaccattcaacACAGACACCTTtctctggcagcagcgagaggtgatggcagatggaacaaGATGGAGGTGTGGGGGGAGAGATAGAGTCACGTGGAATGAAGCCTGTAGATGAAAAGTGTTTACAGTGGGTAGTTGGAAGCAGGAGGGGATGGGGGACTAATCTGGGTGATTAGGGGCCAATAAAGTGGTCATTCAGTGTATGTCACCATAGTGGCTTCTCTCTTTGCTTTGTCAGTCTCTCCTGTTTCGTTTTCTGCAGGTTGAATTGACTTCAATGATATCTGTCTCCAGAATGTTGGCacctggccaagtggttaaggctttgggctgatGATCGGAAGGTCGTTAATTCAAGCCTCAGCCGAGgaagcgtgtgtgtccttgagcaaggcatgtaatcacacactgctcctgcacgtttatagcccagtggtggcggttggtgcagtatggacaggACAGGACAGTGCATTTCTGTGATTACTGTCATGAATTTAGCTGACAAATAATCAACAGTAAATAACATAATAAATAATTCAAGCAAACGATAACCAGCCTGATATTCATTCAGACATTAAAACAGCTTACTAACTCTACTGAATCTGAGGAGAAAGTAGAAAGTATACATTTAATTTTGAACAGAACACTTTCCCTGCCATTTATCCAAAGAGCATTCTCAGTATATCCAGGGAAATCATTTTACCAACCAAGTGATTTCATGTAATATCCTCACATACAAGTGCACTGGGACAAGTCCCCATACATAACGCTGGACAACAAAGAGCTTGCTTGCTGAACACTTTTAgtcatttcttcagcagtttgaacggggcacgactgtgcaagcacgtgaaagtcggcccgtgaggcagcaggagagtttaaaaagcgagcagattaatGGAGCGGGTgacagagtagtgggagacagagtaggaaggctttggtgaGCAGAGGCTGAAGACAAGCTTAGAAGATaaagaggaagatgagaggttctatggaagagatcgagaatcccggatggtcagttgcctccctgatgccagggtccgcgatatctcagatcgagttctcagtattctcaagggggagggtgagcagccagatgtcgtggtccatgtagggaccagtgacatggataggaagaaggaagaggtcctgcaaagagagtttagggagttaggtgcaaaattGAGggtcaggacctccagggttgtaatctcaggattgctacctgtgccacgtgctactgAGGCTaggaataggaagataatgcagctaagtaTTTAGCTAacgagttggtgcaggagggagggcttcatgtttctggacaattggtccttgttccagggaagatgggacctgttccgacgggatgggttgcacctgaactggagggggactaacatccttgcgggaaggtttgttagtgctgctctttggggggggggcttaaactagatttgcagggggaggggaaccagagtgttagagcagatggtgacgtggaggaggataaaggtcatgcgagagctgcaagagtagtgcatggagtaaagccagatctaacatatagagaggctttgaggaaagagaagcagaataaagggtgtaatggtagtaaggtagaagggctaaagtgcgtgtacttcaatgcaagaagcatcaggaacaaaggtgatgaattgagagcttggatacatacatggaattatgatgtagtggccattacagagacttggctggcaacagggcaggaatggattctcaatattcctggatttcagtactttaaaagggatagagagggggtaaagggggaggaggggtggcattactggtcagggatactattacagctccagAAAAGGtgagtaatgtagcaggatcctcttttgagtcagtatgggtagaagtcaggaacaggaaaggagcaattactctactgggggtattctataggccccctggtagcaacagagataccgaggagcaaattttggaaaggtgcaaaaataacagggttgttatcatgggtgatgttaacttccctaatattgattggcacttgattagttccaagggtttagatggggcagagtttgttaagtgtgtccaggacggattcctgtcacagtttgttgacaggctgactagggggaatgccatactagatctagtattaggtaacgaaccgagtcaggtcacagatctgtcagtgggtgagcatctgagggacagtgatcaccgctccctggcctttagcattatcatggaaaaggatagaatcagagaggacaagaAAATTCTTAATTGGTgaaaggcaaattatgaggctataaggctagaacttgcgggtgtgaattgggatgatgtttttgcagggaaatgtattatggatatgtggtcgatgtttagggatctcttgcaggatgttaaggataaatctgtcccggtgaggaagataaagaatggtagggtgaaggacccATGGGTGTCAAGTGAAGTGGaatatctagtcaggtggaagaaggcagcatgcatgaggtttaggaagaaaagatcagatgggtctattgaggaatatagggtagcaaaaaaagagcttaagaaggggctgaggagagcaagaagggggcatgagaaggccttggtgagtagggtaaaggaaaaccccaagacattcttcaattttgtgaagaacaaaaggttgacagaagtgaagataggactgattagagataaaggtgggatgATGTgtgtggaggctgtggaagtgagtgaggtcctcagtgaatacttctGTTCGGTAtccaccactgagagggaacttgatgacggtgaggtcaatatgagtgaggttgatgtccTGGAGCATGTTGGTATTAAggcagaagaggtgttggagttgttaaaatacattaggatggataagtccccagggcctgacggaatattcgccaggctgctccacgaggcgagggaagagattgttaagcctctggctaggatctttatgtccttgttgtccacgggaatggtaccggaggattggagggaggagaatgttgtccccttgttcaaagaagtcagtagggatagtccaggtaattatagaccagtgagccttatgtcagtggtgggaaagctgttgaaaatGATTGGGCTGATCAAGGACAGACAGtatagctttgtgaagggcagatcatgtctaacaagcctgatagagttctttgaggaggtgaccaggcatatagatgagggtagtgcagtggatgtgatctacatggattttagtaaggcatttgacaaggttccacacggtaggcttattcagaaagtcagaaggcatgagatccagggaagtttggccaggcggattcagaattggcttgcctgcagaaagcagagggtcgtagtggagggagtacattcagattggagggttgtgactagtggtgtcccacaaggatcggttctgggacctctacttttcgtgatttttattaatgacctggatgtggggtagaagggtgggttggcaagtttgcagatgacacaaaggttggtggtgttgtagatggtgtagaggattgtcaaagattgcagagagacattgataggttgcagaagtgggctgagaaatgtcagatggagttcaacccagagaactgtgaggtggtacactttggaaggacaaactccaaggcagagtacaaagtaaatggcaggatacttggaagtgtggaggagcagagggatctgggggtacatgtccacagatccctgaaagttgcctcacaggtagttagggtagttaagaaagtttatggagtgttagctttcataagtcgagggatagagtttaagagttgcgtggtaatgatgcagctctataaaactccggttaggccacacttggagtactgtgtccagttctggtcgcctcactataggaaggatgtggaagcattggaaagggtacagaggagatttaccaggatgctgcctggtttagagagtatgcattatgatcagagattaaaggagctaggactttactctctggagagaaggaggatgagagaagacatgatagaggtatacaagatattaagaggaatagatagagtggacagccagcgccttgtCCCCAGGgctccactgctcaatacaagaggacatggctttaaggtaaggggagggaagttcaagggggatattagaggaaggttttttactcagagagtggttggtgcatgaaatgcactgcctgagtcagtggtggaggcagatacactagggaaatttaagagactactagacaggtatatggaggaatttaaggtggagggttatatgggaggcagggtttaagggtcggcacagcattgtgggctgaagtgcctgcactctgctgtattgttctatgttctatatcttaagattttgggctgctgatcatgaaagtcACCAAGAAAGTTCCCTATTACACATATATATTTTTGAAGTGCCGATACttgtatttcaattcataattcaaatcaattaaaatgttgtCGACAATGTAAGCTAAagagttttctatcttgtccagacATGGTTGGCATGCTTAGGCAGAGCAGATGCTGCATGGTAAAACaagttttagaaaggctataaatttccatgaaggattttgatGGTTAACCGATGCCAAGTTTCAGCAAAGCATATTTTTTGGTTCACAAGTCAAACAGATCATCAATGATGGGAAATTCAAAGAACTTCCAATgtgactggagaaaatcacatggaaggcattcaaagatgttgttgaaaattttcttggcaacctCCGAAaaccaaactatgtgcagctggcCAACAACATGCTTTAAACATACAGAACTATGAAGTGCAACATATCATTCAAGATTCATTTTTTGCCTTCCCATTTAGACTTTTTCCCTGAAAATCTTGGCATCAGTGATGAGCAgtgtgaaaggtttcaccaggacattgtggtcatagagaaacagtatcagggcaactggaacccatcaatgctgcctgctTATTGTTGGACACTGAAGTGAGAAGCCCCAGACACTGagcacaaatgaaaatcatccacaaaacatttttagcgtagttgaactattgcaaagtatcAGAACCGTTATGTAATTAATCACATTATGTTCAATTAAAGTTAATGTcttatttctccaaattcctatgtgatacaggtagtctgaaattatatttgtattcAGCTTCGAGTCTATAataatcaaaaaaaaacttctgaggaAGTAACACTTCCTTTGAAAACCCTGTGCAATCAaacagtgtgtgtgtatatataaggGGACAGTTGCTGAAAACTCGAAGGAAGGCAGGAGTTTAACAGGCCAGCTGGAAAAGGTAACCCCTGTGCGTGTGTTTATTGAGATATTGAGCAGTGTGAGGAATTCCAACTGCAAAAGTAATTGAGCCATTAATCATCATACAAATTGGGAATCGCCCATTACATTAGCTGATATTGGTCACATCAGCTGAGCTAGATGTTCAGGTGATGGGATCATGTGGAAATGAAATGAAAGTACCATCCAACCAACACGAGTTGTAGAAGATCAAAGCAAACAAGCACAGGGGGAGATGGCGGGGAGGGGGGGTTAATCCTGTATGACTTGCCTTCCATTAGAATCCAATAATGAGGTTCAAAGTCAAAGAAATATAATTATCCTTTATTGAGGAGATTTTAAAACAGTCTTGAAGCAAAACAGACAAATGACACTAAAACTACCGATATAACAAAATAAACAGTCTTAATGTAATAAAAGTACTGAAGCTTTCTTCAACTTAATTAAGCAATGTTTAAGTGATATTAAGCATGATTAAGTGATCAACAAAATAGATATCATACATGGCTGTCTCTAACTCTAACTGACTAAAAACAAAGCATGAATATGTAACTAAACTCTTTGCTTTTACCACAACCCCAATCACATGTCTAACTACCCTATTAAAtgcaaaacacagaatacaacttCGACAGAAAACAGCTGCATGGCTCCTACACAAGTTAGTGAAGGTTGACGTGGCTTTATAGTCAGCACACTCATCATGGGCAGGggaacctgttcctgtgctatactcttctgcacatcatGTTATCTCATTCCGTTGAAAGTTAAGGGATTTAGCAAAGATCAAACAGCAAGTTATTATTTACAGGTATTTAGGGACACATAAGACTAGTTCTTACCACTCACATATTGTAGCTACTTTTCATCCTAGTTAAGTGTATCAGAAAGACTTTATCAACACTAATGCTTTTCAGTCTAATAAATAcaattcaatttatttatttatttatgtttgtttgtttattaagaTACTGCagtgaataggcccttctggccttcaagccatgctacccagcaatcccccaatttaatcctggcctaatcatggaacaatttacaaggaccaattaacctaccagccggtacatctttggactgcgggagggaaccggagcacccggaggaaacccacgcggtcacggggagaatgcacaagtttcttacaggcagcagatTATGATCCTCTGCACTAAAAAGTTAATTATCACGTCCACCATGCAGCCGCAGGTTAACAGTGATGGTTGAATTATGCTGAATGCCATAAGATTGTAGTGTACGTCCATCCTCAAGTGCCTGTGACTGAAAGGTTAAGTAGTATTGTGTTTTTCTGAGTGATGTCTGAGATTCaatttgattttttaaatttgaaacctTGTCTATCTGTGAAACTTTAACTGCCCTGTTCTCCTCAGGTAACTGGACAATTATTTCCATTAGCCTGATCAGCTGAATCTCTGTTTCAacgaagatgttggaatccagcAAGGTTTTGTCATCATTCATAAAGGTGCCATGGTAAACCAGGCGTTGCAGGGGAGCTGGAATCTTCCACTCTTCCTCGAGGCTGCGTTTGATCGCGGAGATTCTAGCATGAACGATGAGATGTAGTTGTAGTGATTTGCCATCCAGGGCAGTCACTGTGATGGTAACCTTCTGCACTGTCTGAAGTACACACACAAGACAATAATGGAAGAGATAAAATGTTTTCCTTTTCCACTTCAGAGAAATAACAGAACAAGATAATGAGATGGCAATAACTGTTTTTTTATGGGGCATGGGGAAGAGGGTATGATGAGTACCCCAGTGCCTAAACCTGCCTTTACAGAAAATGCACAGGAACATGGCGGATGAGGTGAGTGTGTGGACTAGAGTAGTGGAAATAATGGCAGGGACATTGCAGAACAGGCTGCCATGGAGGCAATTAACAGACACCACCAATTTTACCGAAATGCTGCCAATCTCCACTCCTCTCTTAATTCTACAGCAAAGGGAGGGAGTTTGCTTTTATGAAGCCACGTTTCCAGTTGgatcgcaaacacgaggaaatctgcagttgctggaaattcaagcaacacacacaaaatgctggtggaacgcagcaggtcaagcagcatctatagggagaatcatcgactgtacttcttctatagatgctgtctggtctgtgcCCTCTGCCTTTGGTCTTGTtgactttgagtgagaggttgttgccatGGCATCACTCAGATAGATTTTCTATATCCCTCCTATATGGGAATTAGataatgatttggagaaaaaataaaatttcatAGCTCTGTGGAAAGAGCAGGTGCATGGTTTTATTTCAATACGTCTGCCTATGAGATGGCATGTACATTATGTCTGATGGCTTCCAGATTGCATCACTTTATGATTCTGTGTCAGTATCTCCAGAAACAAAGAAGGAAGCTACCTGTAAAGAGAAA
The genomic region above belongs to Hypanus sabinus isolate sHypSab1 chromosome 13, sHypSab1.hap1, whole genome shotgun sequence and contains:
- the LOC132404033 gene encoding polyubiquitin-like; amino-acid sequence: MCRRCALRSRSRNPINQTVQKVTITVTALDGKSLQLHLIVHARISAIKRSLEEEWKIPAPLQRLVYHGTFMNDDKTLLDSNIFVETEIQLIRLMEIIVQLPEENRAVKVSQIDKVSNLKNQIESQTSLRKTQYYLTFQSQALEDGRTLQSYGIQHNSTITVNLRLHGGRDN